CCAAAGATGTTAGCACCTCTGTATACTACCTCAATGTGATGgcaatgtatttttatttccataCTGTATCCATTCAGGTCTTTTCTCCTGTCatatatttgaataaattttCTGACTTGGCTAAGCAAGATGGACACTAAATCATAAGAACATAAAAGAAGGACATTGTGGTAACCAGTTGCATGTTGAGATGGAACTTCCACACATTGTACCAATGTTGGACACACTATCAGGGACatgtcactcagtcagtcagggACATGgagtattttattcatttttttagcAAAGAACTGGActgtatattatacacacagcTATAGTGGGCTTCAGTCTTGTGTAATGATAAAGCTTCCCACTAGCTTGGACAGGAAAAGGCAAAATGGGTTTTGATCCTTAGTTCCGATCCAGTAAAGAGTGAGAGATAATCCaaatttctcatttttcttttattgtatATCAAGAGATATTTTTTTGGCCTTTTCTGTTTCTCctgctcttcctcttcttctcagTCATGCAGACAGCTCTGCAGGAGGCACGGTGCAGCGACTGAGTGTCAGAGTGGCTATACTGTAAACAACAGCCATGGTGGTGCTGGACCCTTTGGAGCTTCGGCGAGGGCTGGTTACCTCCACTGCACTGGAATGCCGATGCTCCCTCCTCCTGTAAGCGCGGCGCAGGGCAGAGCGGAAGTTATCGGGTACAAAGCAGTAGACCACGGGGTCTAGGCAGCTGTTTAGACTACTGAGGGTCACAGTGGTGTGATAGGCAACCACTTGCTGTTCttttccaccacctaggtggaAGTACACAAGGGCCTCACGCACATGGAAGGGCGTGAAGCAGATGACAAAGACGATAAGCACAGCCAGTAACAGACGCACAGCTCTCGCCCTTCGACCACGGCTCTGTGCCATGAGACGGTCGTTGGCGAGAGCGCAGGCAACTCGTGCTGTGAAAGTTACAATGACCAGCAGGGGGATCACAAACTCCAGCAACGTAATGGCAAACAGCACAGGCAGGCGGCAGCAGGACGATCCAGCAAATTCCAAAGCTGTGGTCTGGAATGAGTAGGTGACCACCACAGCAAAGAGCCACACCCCTGCACTAACACATTTAGCCACACCAGGACTTCTGCAGCGGTCTGCTGTGCCAGCAGCCCAAACCACTGCCATGTAACGGTCCACGCAGATGCTCGTGAGGAACAAGATGCTGCAGTACATGTTAACAAAATAGCTAAAAGTATGCACATATGAACAAGCCACACAGCTACCCCCACTGTAATACAGAGCAATCCTCGCTGGGAGAGACAGCGCCACCAGTAGGTCGGTTACGGCTAAGTTAATGGTGTAG
The sequence above is drawn from the Ictalurus furcatus strain D&B chromosome 24, Billie_1.0, whole genome shotgun sequence genome and encodes:
- the LOC128600833 gene encoding G-protein coupled receptor 20, producing the protein MLSDSENSSETHWTTIQMPVTKTLLRQFFNVTPDPPVNISFRHWGVPYLKRLGHLDEALYEDFYGLWITLMVVNSIMFLVGLVLNSLALYVFCVGTRSRTAPLIYTINLAVTDLLVALSLPARIALYYSGGSCVACSYVHTFSYFVNMYCSILFLTSICVDRYMAVVWAAGTADRCRSPGVAKCVSAGVWLFAVVVTYSFQTTALEFAGSSCCRLPVLFAITLLEFVIPLLVIVTFTARVACALANDRLMAQSRGRRARAVRLLLAVLIVFVICFTPFHVREALVYFHLGGGKEQQVVAYHTTVTLSSLNSCLDPVVYCFVPDNFRSALRRAYRRREHRHSSAVEVTSPRRSSKGSSTTMAVVYSIATLTLSRCTVPPAELSA